A single region of the Gasterosteus aculeatus chromosome 1, fGasAcu3.hap1.1, whole genome shotgun sequence genome encodes:
- the LOC120828732 gene encoding prolactin-releasing peptide receptor isoform X2, with protein sequence MDTFMDGDASVIANESQQTGQEILEGDKSQGLNHSDPLDMFIGIELLLRFKPLFLPLYSLVVVVAGVGNSVLLACILSDKKLHNATNFFISNLAAGDLLMCLSCVPLTVSYAFDSRGWAFGRPLCHLVPLLQCATVFVSVLSLTAIAVDRYIVVAHPVRRRISVCGRGAVTLGVWLLSLALAAPQSLYTQYMDLRPNGIDLVVCEEFWPHSGNLRLLYSCFTLIASYMIPLLSVSVSYCAITVSLKRYSVPGEASNSQQRWSRRKKKTFSLLVASVLAFALCWLPLQVLNLLLDLDPDFHIIGKRYINVLQVCCHLVAMSSACYNPFIYASLHSKVRMHLKGYLFPWSSRPSVMVERVTSRS encoded by the exons ATGGATACCTTCATGGATGGGGATGCAAGTGTGATCGCTAACGAAAGCCAGCAAACAGGACAAGAAATACTGGAAGGCGACAAAAGCCAAGGACTCAACCACAGCGACCCCCTTGACATGTTCATAGGCATAGAGCTTCTTCTACGTTTCAAacccctcttccttcctctgtaCAGCCTGGTGGTGGTCGTGGCCGGTGTTGGGAACTCGGTCCTTTTGGCCTGCATCTTGTCTGACAAGAAACTCCACAATGCCACCAACTTTTTCATCAGTAACTTGGCAGCTGGAGACCTGCTGATGTGCTTAAGTTGTGTGCCACTGACTGTCTCCTATGCCTTTGACAGCCGGGGTTGGGCTTTTGGGAGACCCCTCTGCCACCTTGTCCCCTTGCTGCAGTGCGCCACAGTGTTTGTGTCGGTGCTCTCGCTCACTGCCATCGCTGTGGATCGCTACATTGTTGTGG CTCACCCAGTACGCAGGAGGATCTCGGTGTGCGGTCGAGGTGCGGTGACTCTGGGCGTCTGGCTTTTGTCTCTGGCCCTGGCTGCACCTCAGTCTCTCTACACACAGTACATGGACCTGCGACCCAATGGCATCGACCTAGTAGTGTGCGAGGAATTCTGGCCGCACAGTGGCAACCTGCGGCTGCTCTACTCCTGCTTCACGCTCATAGCCTCCTACATGATCCCGCTGCTGTCGGTCAGCGTATCCTACTGCGCCATCACTGTCAGCCTGAAGCGCTACTCGGTACCCGGGGAGGCGTCCAACAGCCAGCAGCGCTGGAGccgaagaaagaagaagacctTCTCCCTGCTGGTGGCCTCCGTGCTGGCTTTCGCCCTGTGTTGGCTGCCCCTGCAG GTGCTGAACCTGCTGCTGGACCTGGACCCGGACTTTCACATCATAGGGAAGCGCTACATAAACGTCTTACAAGTCTGCTGTCATTTAGTGGCTATGAGCTCTGCATGTTACAACCCTTTCATCTACGCCTCACTGCacagcaaggtgcgcatgcacCTGAAAGGCTACCTCTTTCCTTGGAGCAGTCGGCCGAGCGTGATGGTGGAGAGGGTGACGTCCAGGAGCTGA
- the LOC120828732 gene encoding prolactin-releasing peptide receptor isoform X1, whose translation MYNLLCLSYFQVACKDMDTFMDGDASVIANESQQTGQEILEGDKSQGLNHSDPLDMFIGIELLLRFKPLFLPLYSLVVVVAGVGNSVLLACILSDKKLHNATNFFISNLAAGDLLMCLSCVPLTVSYAFDSRGWAFGRPLCHLVPLLQCATVFVSVLSLTAIAVDRYIVVAHPVRRRISVCGRGAVTLGVWLLSLALAAPQSLYTQYMDLRPNGIDLVVCEEFWPHSGNLRLLYSCFTLIASYMIPLLSVSVSYCAITVSLKRYSVPGEASNSQQRWSRRKKKTFSLLVASVLAFALCWLPLQVLNLLLDLDPDFHIIGKRYINVLQVCCHLVAMSSACYNPFIYASLHSKVRMHLKGYLFPWSSRPSVMVERVTSRS comes from the exons ATGTATAATTTATTATGTCTCTCTTATTTTCAGGTAGCTTGCAAAGACATGGATACCTTCATGGATGGGGATGCAAGTGTGATCGCTAACGAAAGCCAGCAAACAGGACAAGAAATACTGGAAGGCGACAAAAGCCAAGGACTCAACCACAGCGACCCCCTTGACATGTTCATAGGCATAGAGCTTCTTCTACGTTTCAAacccctcttccttcctctgtaCAGCCTGGTGGTGGTCGTGGCCGGTGTTGGGAACTCGGTCCTTTTGGCCTGCATCTTGTCTGACAAGAAACTCCACAATGCCACCAACTTTTTCATCAGTAACTTGGCAGCTGGAGACCTGCTGATGTGCTTAAGTTGTGTGCCACTGACTGTCTCCTATGCCTTTGACAGCCGGGGTTGGGCTTTTGGGAGACCCCTCTGCCACCTTGTCCCCTTGCTGCAGTGCGCCACAGTGTTTGTGTCGGTGCTCTCGCTCACTGCCATCGCTGTGGATCGCTACATTGTTGTGG CTCACCCAGTACGCAGGAGGATCTCGGTGTGCGGTCGAGGTGCGGTGACTCTGGGCGTCTGGCTTTTGTCTCTGGCCCTGGCTGCACCTCAGTCTCTCTACACACAGTACATGGACCTGCGACCCAATGGCATCGACCTAGTAGTGTGCGAGGAATTCTGGCCGCACAGTGGCAACCTGCGGCTGCTCTACTCCTGCTTCACGCTCATAGCCTCCTACATGATCCCGCTGCTGTCGGTCAGCGTATCCTACTGCGCCATCACTGTCAGCCTGAAGCGCTACTCGGTACCCGGGGAGGCGTCCAACAGCCAGCAGCGCTGGAGccgaagaaagaagaagacctTCTCCCTGCTGGTGGCCTCCGTGCTGGCTTTCGCCCTGTGTTGGCTGCCCCTGCAG GTGCTGAACCTGCTGCTGGACCTGGACCCGGACTTTCACATCATAGGGAAGCGCTACATAAACGTCTTACAAGTCTGCTGTCATTTAGTGGCTATGAGCTCTGCATGTTACAACCCTTTCATCTACGCCTCACTGCacagcaaggtgcgcatgcacCTGAAAGGCTACCTCTTTCCTTGGAGCAGTCGGCCGAGCGTGATGGTGGAGAGGGTGACGTCCAGGAGCTGA
- the gpr184 gene encoding G protein-coupled receptor 184, producing the protein MNVTPTAVSTNTTLCVNIGESAISDLLMSVYILAFIFGLIFNVLTHGPICQQVRRQNVLGIFLLNLSLSDLLFLFTMPLWINYYREDHHWRLGPQSCSVAGFFYYTNMYISIYLLCCISVDRCLVVTYPLRSKTHRTSRYAWAQCATVYVVVIVLHIIVLYYDNLTDAHDEVNNNDRCYETYPMKSPVPLFNLLRVGVGFLVPLLVLTVSYWRVLATVDQSPGLSAQAKKKVRLLSFGVIGIFSICFAPYHIFLLIRSLVFYNSNDVEKPEGSYCQFEQNVHFSFSCTLALSSLNCVVDPVLYVLVSNGVQEEVKLCCRRQRKTHTSNSTLTKYGRGQPNANLI; encoded by the coding sequence ATGAACGTCACACCAACAGCTGtaagcacaaacacaacattgtgTGTTAATATTGGGGAAAGCGCCATCAGTGACTTGCTGATGTCCGTGTACATCCTGGCTTTCATTTTTGGGCTGATCTTCAACGTGCTGACCCATGGCCCCATTTGCCAACAAGTGCGGCGGCAAAATGTTCTGGGAATCTTCCTGCTCAACCTGTCCCTCTCCGACCTGCTTTTCCTCTTCACCATGCCCCTTTGGATCAATTACTACCGAGAGGACCACCATTGGAGGCTAGGTCCTCAGTCCTGCAGTGTAGCAGGCTTCTTCTACTACACCAACATGTACATCAGCATCTACCTGCTCTGCTGCATCTCCGTGGACCGCTGCCTGGTGGTCACCTACCCGCTCCGCTCCAAGACCCACAGGACGTCCCGCTACGCCTGGGCTCAGTGTGCCACGGTGTACGTTGTGGTGATAGTGCTGCACATCATTGTACTGTATTATGACAATCTCACCGACGCCCATGACGAGGTCAACAACAACGACCGCTGTTATGAGACCTACCCCATGAAGAGTCCCGTGCCCTTGTTCAACCTGCTCAGGGTGGGCGTCGGCTTCCTGGTACCCCTACTGGTGCTGACGGTGAGCTACTGGCGAGTGCTGGCCACCGTGGACCAGAGTCCCGGCCTGAGCGCCCAGGCGAAGAAGAAGGTCCGCCTGCTGTCGTTTGGGGTGATTGGGATCTTCTCCATCTGCTTCGCTCCGTATCACATTTTCCTGCTCATCCGCTCGCTAGTCTTCTACAACAGCAATGATGTTGAAAAACCTGAAGGAAGTTACTGCCAGTTTGAACAGAATGTGCACTTTTCGTTCTCCTGTACTCTGGCGCTGTCCAGTCTGAACTGTGTGGTGGACCCAGTGCTGTATGTGTTAGTCAGTAACGGAGTCCAGGAGGAGGTCAAACTGTGTTGTAGAAGGCAAAGAAAGACGCATACTTCGAACTCTACTTTAACTAAATATGGCAGAGGACAGCCTAATGCCAACTTAATTTGA